The following coding sequences lie in one Ctenopharyngodon idella isolate HZGC_01 chromosome 11, HZGC01, whole genome shotgun sequence genomic window:
- the syt6b gene encoding synaptotagmin-6 — MSAIATEDQDMFCEKAVALIVDLCLDDSPLLDSETCQDFLVLLTNGNPNISSADISFSLLLLVFAVCGLALLGVISVATWKLCWVPWRSKVLSFSTTALAPTRPERDQHREEGHSDYYPALGDIMAADKLKDPGNFLEAAVKISHTSPDIPADVQLSMKDHLLRRTRISRQTTEPTSSNRHSSFKKHLPRQMHHVTSLDRGSEFLDVEDHPTCTAASLGRIQPELYKQSTVEAEESSKNGTAKTCGKINFSLKYDYEGELLLVTILKAFDLPAKDLCGSSDPYVKIYLLPDRKRKFQTRVHRKTLNPTFDETFQFPVPYEELGSRKLHLSVFDFDRFSRHDMIGEVILENLFEVSDLSRETSIWKDIQYATSESVDLGEVMFSLCYLPTAGRLTLTVIKCRNLKAMDITGYSDPYVKVSLICDGRRLKKKKTSIKKNTLNPTYNEAIIFDIPPENMDQVSLHISVMDYDLVGHNEIIGVCRVGIHAEGLGRDHWNEMLAYPRKPIAHWHPLVEPKKSEKEWKTRTASFDSQGSCPSPRLPSSP, encoded by the exons ACATTTCCTTCAGTCTCCTGCTGCTTGTATTTGCGGTGTGTGGTTTGGCCCTGCTGGGTGTCATCAGCGTCGCCACCTGGAAGCTGTGCTGGGTGCCCTGGCGCAGCAAAGTGCTTTCCTTTAGCACCACCGCCCTTGCCCCCACCCGGCCAGAGAGAGACCAACACAGAGAAGAAGGTCACAGTGACTACTACCCAGCCCTAGGAGACATTATGGCAGCAGACAAGCTGAAAGATCCTGGGAACTTTCTGGAGGCGGCAGTGAAGATTAGTCATACGTCGCCAGATATCCCTGCAGACGTGCAGCTGTCCATGAAGGATCATCTACTGAGACGTACACGTATTTCACGGCAAACAACCGAGCCGACCTCCTCTAACAG GCATAGTTCCTTCAAGAAGCACCTTCCCAGGCAGATGCACCATGTCACCAGTCTGGACCGCGGAAGTGAATTTTTAGACGTGGAGGACCATCCCACCTGCACCGCTGCCTCTCTTGGACGCATCCAACCGGAACTCTACAAACAGAGCACGGTGGAGGCAGAGGAGTCATCTAAGAACGGCACTGCCAAAACATGCGGCAAGATCAACTTCTCCCTCAAGTATGATTATGAGGGAGAGCTCCTTCTCGTCACCATCCTCAAGGCATTCGACCTACCCGCCAAGGATTTGTGTGGCAGCTCCGATCCTTACGTCAAGATCTACCTGCTCCCCGACCGCAAGCGTAAGTTCCAAACTCGCGTGCACCGCAAGACGCTCAACCCCACGTTTGACGAGACCTTTCAGTTTCCAGTCCCATATGAGGAGCTGGGGTCCAGAAAGCTTCACCTGAGCGTGTTTGACTTTGACCGCTTCTCACGGCACGATATGATTGGTGAGGTGATACTGGAAAACCTTTTTGAAGTTTCAGACCTCTCGCGGGAGACATCCATCTGGAAGGACATCCAGTACGCCACTAGC GAGAGCGTGGATCTGGGAGAGGTAATGTTCTCTCTCTGCTACTTGCCAACTGCAGGGAGACTCACACTTACTGTCATCAAATGTAGGAACCTCAAAGCCATGGATATTACCGGTTATTCAG ATCCGTACGTGAAGGTGTCACTGATTTGTGATGGAAGACGcttgaaaaagaagaaaacttCCATAAAAAAGAACACATTGAATCCAACATATAATGAGGCGATTATCTTTGACATTCCCCCAGAGAATATGGATCAAGTCAGCTTACACATATCAGTTATGGACTACGATCT AGTGGGCCATAATGAGATCATTGGAGTCTGCCGTGTAGGGATCCATGCTGAGGGACTTGGGAGAGATCACTGGAATGAGATGCTCGCTTACCCTCGAAAACCCATCGCTCATTGGCACCCGCTTGTAGAGCCCAAGAAGTCTGAGAAGGAG TGGAAGACTCGTACCGCAAGCTTTGACAGTCAGGGGTCTTGTCCATCCCCCAGACTCCCCTCCAGTCCATAA